TGCAGAGAAACAAGGATTCTACATTACATGTAAACTATACTTGCGGATCACTTTGACCTCAGCTCAATTGTTTGTATTTGGTTCAAGgggaaaagtacccaaaaagTTTTATACGTATTATATTTGTACCAAATcaatctaaatttttcaattagactaatttagtcataaacattgattacattaataccaattcagtccatctgacCAATTTAGACCAAAAATTACTCATGTTGATGCTAGTCATCTTACATGACACGGCTAGCactaatattgatatttttatatttttttagtatctttttcccttttctttttatcaattgcCAGCCACTGCCATAGGCCATAGCTGACAAAGGTCGGCCTCACCGAGCCATGCCTCGGCAAGAGCAAGCATTGACAAGGTCCCTctcaccaaatctaggtgagCCCCCTCTCACCAAGCGATGTCACCTTGGCCTAGCCAAGggtcagcctcgccggatctagtgagAGGGATCTCACAAGCGGTCACTCTCACTGACCATGGCCTACGGGCATGGCCGTTGACCAACcactagcaaaaagaaaagggaaaaaaagaaaaaatatatttaaaaaaaaaattaaaaaatcacgTTAAAACCGAGTGTGCCATATAGGACGGCCGCATCGGCAGTTTATAGCGTAAATTGATCGGATGGAATGAATTGATAAtaatgtaaaaagatttaggactaaattgactcaatgaaaatgtttatgattaaattagcatcGATATAATAGGTGTATgactttttatgattttttttcccttagttcattttttctttttcttttttggttgaaagtTCAAGTCTAGTTTGAGTAGTGCAAGTAACATAGGAGTTCCCTCAACGTATTTCATTTATAGGCGCTTTGGTAACTAATTTTAAAAGTCTAAGCTTGACATAGAGCTTAGGTGGAAGAAGATCATGTGTATATAAAGAACATGCAGACCCTATTGTAATCGAATGTTGGATATTTTAATATCCCCTCTCACATGTAAGCCAAATTATGAGTGGTACAAGAAATTTGACTAATGGTGGTGGATGCTCAtgcgaaaaaagaagaagttgccttaataccatattagaaaataataataacctaaaagtttaagctaataaatggagaaagataATATGTTTATAAAAAGCATATAAACCTTATTGTGAAGCGACATGAATATTCTAGTTAAGTATGCCAATGGACTATTATCACATACCATTGGTAAGTGGATAGGATTTCAAGTTGGGTTTCCAAATATTTGGGAATAGTGACTTGCTTGATTAATCACAAACAAAGATCCCAAAAGTATCAAGAGAACTAATGCAAACTAGGAGAAAAATTCTACGTAACGCTTATAGTATTTAGCTATATCGACCAATCCATATAGTATTAGCTAGCATTTGCTAAAGCTTCAGAACAAGTGATGTCGATAAATGATATGAAAATCATATCTAAGATAGGGTCGATGACATAATATTAGCATGCCACGCACCATGTTCAGTTTCACATAAAGAGATCTCTCTCTTACGAAAGTAGATATGGATATAAATGTCCGACTCAGCTTGACATAGAAAGGAGTATTCTAGTTGGGTACATAAAAACTAATCAACTTGCTAGTCCTACATTGATTCCCTAGGCAATATGCATCTTCATTCAACTCAACAATAATCTCGGAATTGTCCGAATACACAATCTCCCACCAACTTGTGAATTTATTATGACTTCTTTTTATaaggcaaagaaaagagaaacacaatgTCTTTGCATTAGCGTATGTGCATTAGATTTCAAGGTTTGGCGCCAATTATTCGCTCGTAAGCTAGATTTTAGCCTAAAACTAAAGTATAGGAAGACATAATAggagagacaaaaaaaaaggaatatggAAAAATTTGAACCTTTATGGGAGATTTGATCTCTAATTATGTgaaaaatagataagattttgATATTTACTATTATTGCACGAATACGCTTAATCATTTATTGTTGTCACTCTCTTGATTCTTATTAATACTTAGGGTATACAAACTACTAAAGGAGAGTATTAGTTCCTCCCATTTAGGTGGCATGAGCCGCTTATCTGAAAAAACTcttaagaaaaaagagagaaagaaagttaacAATGATATGATTCTTTAAAGGGTTCTCTCTCCTGATGTGAAGACTGTAGAGCATAAGTACATTGCGCACAACCTGATCAAAAGGTCATTGACAGCATGACCCCAACTTTATGTAAGAAAGTATCACTAGGGTACTAGCTCGAAGACTAAAAAATCCCTATTTTATGATGTTGAAGGGTGGGCAGGTTTCAGTGCAATTCTAGGAGGGGACGGAGGCTCAAGCCTTGGAGTATTCTCAAAAAATATATCATTGTCAGAAATTAAATAATTGTCCCAACACATCACGGCTCCCAGAAAGCAAATTCCAAATCCCCTTGACACTTTTCCCTATATATGCTCCATTCTTGCACCCAAattccaatttctctctcaaTCCACACGCTCTCTTTTCTCCTAATTcttcacaaaaagaaatggctcctccttcttcctcatcctcCGACCCTCTCTTTCAAGACTTGTACTTCTCAAGAAGACTGCTCCTACATGGCCCTCTTCACCAGACACCAAACACGGCAACCGCGCCATCATATAGTAGAAGCACCCGTGAAGAACCTTACTCTCCTGGCTACAACAGCTTTGACTCCAACGTTGTGATGATCCTGGCTGTCCTATTGTGTGCCGTAATTTGCTCTTTAGGATTAAATTTCATCATTAGGTGTGCACTAAGGTGCTCCAGTTTTGTGTCCTCCGACACGAATGGCCATAATTCCTCAGTTAGGCTAGCCAATACCGGGGTGAAGAGGAAGGCCTTGAAGACCTTCCCGATTGTGAACTACTCGGCGGAATTGAAGTTGCCTGGGTTGGATTCCGAGTGCATAATCTGCCTCTCCGAATACGCCATCAACGACCAGGTCCGGATACTGCCGAAGTGCCACCATGGGTTTCACGTCCGGTGCATCGACAAGTGGCTCAACTCGCACTCCTCATGCCCGACCTGCAGGCACTGCTTGATCGAGACATGCCAAAAGATCATGGGTTGCGGTGGTGCTCAGGCTAGCGTTTCAGGACCGTCACCGTCATCTCCTGCTCAGGCTTTCCAAATCACCATCGCGCCACTAGAGCCAGAAGGGCCAGCGCGCAATTATCACGGAGTTGACTAGGTAGGTGAGCTCAGAGTAGTTGACATAACTAGTTAGGAAAATGTTATTGGAGTTGCACATTGCGGTGCAGAGGTTGTTAGCCAAAGTGGTGGGTCATAAAACCCAACAAGGGGAATAGCCAAAAGATAAG
Above is a window of Eucalyptus grandis isolate ANBG69807.140 chromosome 9, ASM1654582v1, whole genome shotgun sequence DNA encoding:
- the LOC104418146 gene encoding RING-H2 finger protein ATL78; the encoded protein is MAPPSSSSSDPLFQDLYFSRRLLLHGPLHQTPNTATAPSYSRSTREEPYSPGYNSFDSNVVMILAVLLCAVICSLGLNFIIRCALRCSSFVSSDTNGHNSSVRLANTGVKRKALKTFPIVNYSAELKLPGLDSECIICLSEYAINDQVRILPKCHHGFHVRCIDKWLNSHSSCPTCRHCLIETCQKIMGCGGAQASVSGPSPSSPAQAFQITIAPLEPEGPARNYHGVD